CCCAATTCTGCCATAATCCACTAGCCCTTTTGCCTTCTCATGAGCTTGCATCAAAAGATGTTTCACATAAGAGATCCTCTATTTCTGTACATCTTCTGCCACAGAAGGCTTCCATGCTAGTCTCTTAGCAGAATATAGGCTGAGCATAATCCTTTAGGTCTCGGAAATTTAGCATGAGGTAAAAGATCACCAAATGTGAACCTTCATTAGACCACCAATCAGAGCTAGAGGCAGCATAACTGGAAATGTGGGTTAACCGGAAAAAAAGGACATTTTACTGCCTCAGCAGACTGAAGATCAGCTTCTTTTGCATTAGCTCAGTAATAACGTCAATTATACTTTACAGGTCAACTTTACGAACTTCAATCAAATCAGCTGAAGATGATAGAGAACcatttttcaaatcatcatAGATGAAGCTTGAAACCGTGTCCTCTACCAATTTGTCAAGAATGGCCTCTTCCATTTCCGTACCAATGTGTTGGATATCTAATCGAACATCTATCCATTTTCTGGACTTAGCCATGTCCTTGTTGAGAAGCTGATCCAAAGATTGAGGCGACGGGTCTTGCTGGAGGTGCCACTCAACTCCTTCCCATATCTCCTGAATAAGTGTCATCCTAGTTGGGACAGGCCGAATGCTCTGTTTATTACTCGACATCGACAGGAAACACCCAAAATAGCGGTCACATACCTCCTCCAGTACTTCGTTAATACAATCAAAAAGTAGCTTTTGCTCATGATGAGACCGGCTGGAAAACAGCTCCACTTCATCATACAATGTCGAATCAAGAATTGGAGATGAAGAAAGCCACTTTAATAGATATTCATCCCAGACCAATCCTGAACCTAGTAACACCGCTTCTACATATTCAAATGCAGATTCTTCATCATTCAAAGAAGTCTGCATACACATCCCTTGGTCACTGGAAGACCTCCACTcctcaaaatgaatttgccgtGGTTGAATTTCTTGTTCAACTAAGAAATCAAAACATCCTTATATCAAATATGATATGGAAGTACAACTGACCATAAATCAAATAAATCTGTAGTTCATAAAATCTAATTAAGTGACCTAACCTGGCCTACGTATGGTCCTTGCTGGACTGATATCATCTTCAATAAACAGTGGTTCGAGAACAGAAACAGGACTGGGTCTGTCTGTTCTATCAATTGCACCCTCAAAATCTTCAACTTTTATGGTGACTGAGCAGTGTGAAGGTGATGCTGAAGGAGAAGGCAACATTTGACACTGCTCAAACGATTCCTGCAAAACAGAACAAGCATTTAGGCCTGTATAACACGCACAGCAGGGACACTACAAGAGTAATAAGATATTATGGCCAATTGTCATCAGATGTAAATTACGATTCTCATTTCAAGAAGACATCATCAAGAACCAGGAGATTACCATCTCCATTGACTGTGTCAACCCTTCTTGATGATATTGTACAGCAATATCACAGTTTTGATCATCTTCTGTACTGTAAGAGCTACTTGATTCATGAGCAGCATTTGAATTCTCATAGCATTCACGGTCGCCTTTAGTTGTTTCTTCAAATCCTGTAGCTCCTGCATAGGATTTATCTACCACATGATGAAATGAAGACTACGAATTGCTCATATCCAAtctcaggaaaaaaaaattagaggcAAAATACCTTCAGATACCATTACATCTCCACCTGAAGACAGCGCTTCGCCATCCAAATCAGTATGATGGTGCACACAAGACAAACTCCTACTTGCTTCTGGAGTTTCTACTTTCTGATCAAGACTGGCATTACTGGTGCTAGGTTCAATCTCTGAGCAGTACTTTAATGAACTTGAGGGTTTCCTAAGATTTTCTTCATCAACCTGATCTGTGGTCTCATTAGCAATCTCAATACCACCATGAGAAAACAGTGTGCTTTCAGTTGTTACAGAGCTGTCCTCAGTGCCCTTCCTAGGGCTGCTGTTGGCAGAAGAATTGTattctgaaaaagaaagaatccTACCCAAGGATTTTGGTAGCTGCTGACTGATTAGCTCTGTATCATTATGCCCACTGCTAAGCATCTCCAAGAGGTGCTTCTTGGCCTCGAGGTAGATGTTAGCAACTCCCGACTTGGTATGCACAGAGGTATCTTTCACTGTATATGGGTCAGCATCGTTTGGTTTGCCGATTTTATCATCCCGatttagattgatggaaggttTGGCAAACCTTTCAGTATAGAAGTGGTTTCTGTTTGGAGACCGCCACCCTAAATTTTCTCCTCCAATTCCCTTCTCAAAATCATGTCTCTTTTGATGCTCTGATAGAGTTCTATGAGTGATTCCATCAGGAGAGGTCCCCTGCCTTTCTTTTCTGATAGCATGCTTTAGTTTCCGTTTGATTTCAGTGAAAGAGAACTGGCTTCTTTCTCCCTGGATCTTAACTCCCTCAGGATTGTGAGATTGCATGGAAGTGCTAACATGTATCTCTGTGTTTTGTTGTTGCAAGGTCGCTGGTCCAGGTTTTAAAATAACAATCTTACTAGAGGACTGACATTTGTCACTTCCCATTGAGGGGAAACTTTCCTGTGATTTGCTCCTCCTCCGGAAAAAGTTTCTGTGTTGTTTGTGGTTGATGAGGTCGTCTGTTTTTGAATGACTTAGTTTGTCTTCTACGAAGCCAGATCTTGGCAATGAATTGGAATGCAGCAGGCCTTTCTCTAAATGGGCGCTCTCCAAACCTTTAATTTGCTTTACCAAAAGAGAGTTCGGGTCTTGCAGGAGCTTTAACAGCAAGTCCTTTTCTAAACTCAATCTATTCAAAGCATCCATGGATTCTGTGGACTCCTGGACCTGCCCATTATCTCTAGAATGCTTAATATTGGATGAGTTCTGATCAATGAAGATCTTAATGGCTGCACTTAAATTTCCCTCGTCAACTGCACTTGCCTGATCTGATGGCACATCAAAATGATCATGCAACAAATGCATAAtaatttcaaaatcaattttatCTGAAGTTTTTTGACCGTCAACCTGATCACCAGACTTATCAGTCCCTAAATCTTTCATGACATCCAAATCACAAATGTTGATATCATTAGACCTCTTGCTGGCTTTCTTTCTATGTTGGCGATCTTTTCTTGTATGACATCCATGTTCTGGATGGCCCATCTCGGAATCACTGCTCTGCTTGTTTGGATCTTGCTCATTGACCATCTCTTCTTCCATGAGTTTCTTCACACTTGTTTTAAGAGTATCAACGGAGGCTATTCCACTCTCCCTGCCATCCTTTTTTGACATAAAACGGAATTcaatatttcaatttatatatgCTATTACACCAGTAATTGAGCATCACTTTGATCAATATGGCAAAAGACTTCCATTTTCACTCCACATCCCACAATAAAATGACTATTTGCAACTTTTGATACCAGATACTCTTCAAGATTAGTAAATGGAGGCAATAACTTACCTCACTATCCTGACAGTTTCCATCGGAATCAGGTGACACTAGTCCAGTTTGCGAGGATCCAGCACCTGTAGCAAATTTGAAGTAGCTATAGTCTGTAGAAATAGTGCTACATAGAATTCAAGTAATTGAAGCAATACAAATCATGAAAATATGACATGAACTGCATTTATATTGCTTATCAAAGAGGTTCCTTACCGGCAGCTTTCCTGCTCCCCTTTCTTCTATCTGGAAGGAGCTTTTTAGTGGAACGGCCATGGCGAAAATCAAAGATGCTGATCAATCCCGATATACAACCTGTTTGATCCTTTTCATACCGCAGACGCCGTCTTTGTGACCTCTTTGCCATTATCTCTGGCAACTCTCAGCTGTCAAGTTGTTGCTTTCATGTATATTTTCTTGCAAATGGGAACGCAAAAAGCCTGATTAAGAAGTGAACAAAGAGTGAGATGAGAAAACAGTATAGGTAATTCAATCCAAAAGATGACATTGATGCAACAAAGTTTTCAGATGATGAATGCActgagaaaaggagagaaatgtACAATGACAGGAGAAGTAGAATCATTAAAACTCTGACACGTCTTATATAAGCCtggaatttcaatcaattcatcgCATCAATCAACAAAAGAATAGGAGGTTTGTCATATGCCATGATCGTAGTTCATTCTGCAATTGATATAAACGAGCCTTTGAAAGAAAGTTtcgcaattttttttaaaaatttagaaaagagagaagattcTAAACTTGCTCTCAAGCAAAATCTacattcttttctttctgtaATCTTTACAATTTTGGCAGGGGGAAGTTTCTTTTAAGTAATCTAGTGAGCATGTGATCATGTATTTTCTTGTAGATCGCCATGATCCCTCGTATAAGCATCAGAAACGTTGCAAAAGTCTTGTATTGacaaaagggggggggggggggggggggggggggggggggggggaaggagGGGGAATAGCAGTCCGATCCTCCATAAACCCACAAGTACGAGATTGTTTtgcaccaaaaaataaaaaggtacaAGTAACATACAAATACAAACGCAAGGCAGATGATTTACCTGCAATTTCAGGCTCTCAGAAACACTAGGACTAACAAAAACAAGCATGCATCCAGATAAAACTTTGCCGAGATCCAAAACAGAGTAATTTCAGCTGCTCAAGGAAAGTAGTGCTCTCTAGTAGGAAAGCAAGTCTTAACCTTCTTTGTCGGTGATAAACCTACACAGTATTTCCGATGGTACCAGTAGAACCTTCCTTTCAAACCAGCTTTTTCAGACAAGGACAACTACTCCTAAACTTCGAAATACAGGCAGAAGATCCACTTACTGGATTGTAGTCACAATTTCCACTGGCATTAATCAATCTCACACACTCTGATGCATTGTCACTTCTTAATGAACTCCAAAATTAAAACTTTCTGCTTCGTTTTTTGCTTTTGATCAGGAAGAGAGGGATCAAACTCCTCAGAAACCCAAAATTCACACTAGTTCAAATTCAACAGAAATCTATATAATACtttctcaagaaaaaaaaaaaaaagattccaaATTTACACCTGTCCTGATTGCTATATATGCAAAAGGGCATCCGAAAGTAATATAAAATTTCAATCTTGACAAAGCTGGCCGAAAGCAATCCAAAGTAGTCCAGATATGAAGGAAgcaaaaaatccagaaaaaaaaaagagaacccCCCACGAAAACCCAAAAATTggtcttcttttcttcttctatcCGTGATGAAGCGTTGCTTGAGGGAATTTTCTATGCACAGCGGACAAAAAGAGGGGGAGAAAAAACACCGCCCCACGTAATAAAATGGAGAAAATGTGCGTGGGGTGCAGCCATTAAAGACTAAGGAGGAAGAGGGAAAGTGGGAAAAGATAGGAGAGATGTAGAGAAGAAGGGGagaaaaaagggggaaaggTTGGAAAGTAAAAGTATGGGGAAACCTTTAATAATTAAATTTCTCTTGGAGATGCAATTGAGGAAAAGGGATTAAATTGGAGAGGAAACTGAAGAAGGAGAAATTGGAATTGGGAATGAAAAGGTGGGACCAATCAACCAGAACGAGGAGACCAAAGTTGATGGAGCTTTCCAGTGAAGAAAAGTGATGGTATGGTTGGTGTATTTGAGTTGGGAATGATTTTGCCATTTTCTCATGCTCTTTCCCTCTCTTCTTCTTGCCCAAATCCATTTCTTCCACGTTCAGCTATCATCATCAGTCTCACCACCCAATTCCACACCTGTGTCTCTATCTTTTAAGACTTTTATCtgtctctcttttttctctgtCTACTGCATGTACATTACATCATGTCCATTTCAATCTGTTTCGGTGGGCATCCTTGGGATAGTCAGACAAAAGTTCCTGGTAGCGTTGGATGCATACGCATTGAAAGGGAGAGAGAGTTAACCAAATTGCTTATATATGCACGTTGGCGTTATCTGTTACGAAAGTGCTTCTACACCGCGTATGTGCGGTCTGGACTTTCAAAACACAGCAATTCAGTGGGCAAATTACATGTCACCACCCTTCTGTAGTTTTATTATATAATGTCACCTAATTCttctaaagtttcaaaatagTCACGTaacttttttataattttatgtaaaatagaaaaataaaggaaatgcATAATTCATTAGAGTGATTAAATTACACGCATTTTACAAGAACATGTAAGAACGTGGTGTTTCAAGTAACAATAATATTACAAAagctatttttcattaaatttccaGTTTACATGAAACCAGAAAAGGGATTAAGTGgacattttaaaatatttaagaggTTATGTGGCAATAAATGAAACAATAATGGGATGATTAATAATTTACCCTAACTCGGTAAAAATTGAATGGATTTGGCTCGGCAAATTTCTTTATAAAATTACAACGAACCCATAAATGGTATGGAAATAATATGAATAATTTACTGTCCAAACTAACCCATAAATAGtgaaaatcacaatccaatACTACACGATTCATATTCAATGAGAGCTGAACCTAAAACCTCTAAATCCCGAGACTTTTGATTCAGCTCGATAATTGATCACATTGATTTGCTCTCCGATCAATTAAATTTCGAACCGATATAGATTGATTCATACTTGAACAAAATGGCAATGacttgattgggtttgtgtaaGGATAAAAGGGTATGAGTGGATAAATTTTAACTCTAAGTCTTTATACTCGTTTCGagcttattattattttcttttaaggCAAAAAACCTCAGCAATCACTAAATTATTGAGCGGGTTAAGTTATGGCcattaaataattttttgttaCAAGTTGACCGCTAAACTAACTAATCAGTACACTCGTAACCATTGCGTCGATTAATGCTCTTAATATATGAAATAAACAGAGCACATGGCATAGTTTTGTTCTTAATCGAGTAAGTGGTGGACAAAATTACCTCTACACTTTGCCACGCATTTTTagacaaaaatatgaaattagTGGCAGCAATTTGGATAATGATACAAACATCACATTTTGCCAACAGTACGTGGCCTATGGCCAACAAGAAGTAACTACCTTCTTATACTTTATTATTCTTTAATTAGCTCGATAAAAGATAGCAATTTGTCATGATGCACGTCTCACAATTAACAAATTGTTGGACAGTTGACAAAGATTTATGTTCCTATAATCCTATTTGAGTTTTATAATCGCTCATGCACATCTCTTTCTAGATTCACAATCAAACAATtcgaagaaattttttttttttttttttgtgggaggCTATTCCTAAGATTCAGATCGTTACAACATATTTCCACGCCAAATTTACAAGCTATAATTTTGAGGGAGGatcaaaatttttctctttcgtttctttttctttgttgatTTTTGTTAAGCTTAATTGGAAATTTACTTTACTTTTCTAATTTATCTTTATTTTGTGCACTCTTAACTTGTCGATGGCTTAGATGCTAATTGCTAATAGCTTAATGATATATGATACTACACAAAAAGAGCAGATATACACATCGTAATGTAGATATCTCTTACGGAGGTCTTAAATTAGTTTCAAACCCTTGCATAATTCTACCAAATCCGTCAtatttttattaggaaaaaaaaagttagaaaaaagaaagggagtAATATTCTTTCCTTTCATCTTCAAACTCCAAATGCCCACACAAAAGAAAGGGTGCTTACCATAATCTGATTGTTTTTTATATATAGAAAGGGTGTTTTTTATATATAGAAGTTGACATTtgacaacaaaaagaaaaaaataatctaTTTGTTTTTAATATTATTTGAACTCGTCGCTTCGAGAGAAAAAACATAGGGTGTGCCCAAAGAAtctacagtttttttttaaaaaaaacttaagACATGAAAGATTAAACAAATGGAGAGGAGCacaatttttacaattttttgttCATCTGGTTAATATAATTCTTACAATTTTTTGAGTGAATTTGTGCAATTTTTATTACAATTTAATTGTATGAATTGATAAATTCACACTTACAGTAAAATTATAGTactaatttatttcaaatattattatcaaatgttttgagaaattttataaTTGGTCCAAATTCAATAAAAACTCAACTGGAGAGGACCTGATCCGAATTTTTGACCGAGTTCAGTGCTAAAACCAAAAGTCCCCCCATTAAAAGTCCCGGTAAGCAGTCGTGTCATCTTTCAACATCAATGACACTGATGCCTTGTTTCACTTGTGGACAAGTCTACCGCAAAGTTGTCCTCcgtatatacatatacatacatgagaatatatatacattgaaaaatACCGCAAAAGTTGtcctctcaaaaaaaaaatatatatatatattgaaaaatattgtTAATTAACAACAATTTTAGGAAATTTATGACATACATTGAGTGTGTGTCTACGTGTGCATGCGcgcatacacacatatatatatttgttttctATAAAAGAGATAATTAAAGTATTAAATAATTGATCCGCAGAAGTAACCATCTcactcttttttgtttttttttttcatttttgccaGACAAGGCCTTGCCCACTTGGATTGCTGCAAGTGTAAGAATGTTGTTCCCTTCCCCCTAATTACTTCACAAGAGGGGAAGGTATTCTCATGgacaaataaattaataaatacaGTAGATGATAGCAAAGAAAGGAACAGAGAGCTGGTGTGAAATGGTATATTTGAACCAGATTGAGAAAGTCTCTTAGTTTGTGTCTAATTTTCTTCACCCGGAAACATATTCTTGTCATTAAATATGCAAAACGATAATGGACAAACGATCGAATATGCAAATGGAATTGCCGATTCAAGCCAGCATTGACAGCAATATCATTTCATAAGTATTAGATATGCAATTTCTGTAGAAGCATATCTACAATGATATGTCTATAACAAAATTTGCCTAAAACGATGCATTGATTTAAACGCATACGTAGTGCTATTTCAAATTGCCATACTTTTGCTCATATTTCTCAAATCTTGATCCCATCATGCACTTTAATTCTTTTCATtcgtgtgagagagagagagagagagagagagagagtatatATGCATACGTACGAGACTGTTGAGTGCTTGTTCTCTTAATTTCTTTCCCCTTCAAGTAACAATAATGACAACCATGTAATTAACGGTATCAAAAGAGTCTTTAAAAGCAAAGGTTGGTGAAGCAAGTTTACTCGCGGTGAGGACCATGTCTAGTATTATCATCATTTAAATCCAGGACCAACTTACCTTTGCATGCAACACATGTTGGTGGACACAAATACTAATGCATGCATTTTCAGCTTGTGAAGAACGCAAAACATCATTGATGAAGATGCATGGAGTCCTGAGTTTTAACTACTTTGGCGAATTATCATGCAGGTATTGTTTGGTTAAACTTAAACACCTCCCCTGCTCTAGCTACCAAGTTTGTTGAGAGTAATGATTAGATAATACTTGCATGTCAATCTGAAACACATTTGATCAGTTTGATAATGGACGGTTGGATTCAAACTTTCACTTTTGGTGCATAAATGATTCTTAATCGtttaaattatttgagattatATCATGCGCAATTCCACCTCATCCAGTGCATATACAATTGATTGCGTTTGATCCCTAACTTTATTCTCACTTTTGGTGATGGAGGACATGACCTAATAAATTGTCTTCGTGTTAGTTTGCTATGATTAGATAATCAGATTAGGTTAAACTTAATTAAGAAGCATTTATCTGACGATGATAATTCATTCTCAGTGGTGAGCAGTTGTTGGCTTCTGCCATAGGAGAATAACTAAGGCGCACAGCAAAGTAGATAACACTAAAGAAACTCGTAAAGAGAAAAGTGCCAGTTTCAGATCTCATCCACTTTTCGGAAGGCAAGCGACATTTCTCCCATTAAGAGGTTTGAACTACTTATAATCCTGTTGCAAACTAAATATTCTAATCACTCCTAAGACAAAGAATAAGAATACTTTTATTTCCTTCCCTATTCAAACAAAAGAATAAACAAAGATATATGTTTCCTCTTTACGAAGCCATGTAAATTATAGCAGCATTATATGCATCAATGGGCAGATCAAAGATCAAAGAACTCTGAGTGGAAGACGGACAATGTGTACATAATCAGCAAGGCATTCAtactagaggtggcaaaatgggcgggatgggcgggatttgcttgggtttgtgatggaaccgagtcatatgggtttggacccaaccttacccatatgtgttttgggactaacttgggcgggatcactttgggatgggtttagattgatcccgcccaatacccaaatctattttctacatattttttttcctttaattcatttttattttttatataaatttaatatttttgatttattaattttttttagttttattaaataaacatgcaagtgctttatactcaggattcccataaaaaattggattaacaaataaaggaaaaaatagatatacagtcatattccaacatatatcaagatgacCAAGATACTTAAggtgttgaatatttattctcatcattgtccaaagatgacaggtctaaattgactgaaatgttgaaaattcttgtggataatgactaggaaaactactagattatattctctagtatgactataaaaattgttaaagataattttttaatctaagactccgtttggattggctattttttcaaaaaataagtttttcaaatacaatgttacagtaatatacaataactcaaaaaacatcccatccatattagtatatcaaatatttcaaaaaaattttatagtaaaaatttttcatatacactgctataataaaatatttcaaaaataccccccAAAAATAGCTAAACCAAACAGAGCCCTTGttatttgagcccaatgggtacccaagtatttcccaagtattcccatcaattaatgggtacaattgggatttgtcccattttaaacccaatatcaaaatccaatacccatcccgcccaaagtccCCTTGGgcatgggtaacccattgggacttgggacaaattgccacctctaatt
This portion of the Coffea arabica cultivar ET-39 chromosome 2e, Coffea Arabica ET-39 HiFi, whole genome shotgun sequence genome encodes:
- the LOC113733186 gene encoding uncharacterized protein isoform X2, whose amino-acid sequence is MAKRSQRRRLRYEKDQTGCISGLISIFDFRHGRSTKKLLPDRRKGSRKAAGAGSSQTGLVSPDSDGNCQDSEDGRESGIASVDTLKTSVKKLMEEEMVNEQDPNKQSSDSEMGHPEHGCHTRKDRQHRKKASKRSNDINICDLDVMKDLGTDKSGDQVDGQKTSDKIDFEIIMHLLHDHFDVPSDQASAVDEGNLSAAIKIFIDQNSSNIKHSRDNGQVQESTESMDALNRLSLEKDLLLKLLQDPNSLLVKQIKGLESAHLEKGLLHSNSLPRSGFVEDKLSHSKTDDLINHKQHRNFFRRRSKSQESFPSMGSDKCQSSSKIVILKPGPATLQQQNTEIHVSTSMQSHNPEGVKIQGERSQFSFTEIKRKLKHAIRKERQGTSPDGITHRTLSEHQKRHDFEKGIGGENLGWRSPNRNHFYTERFAKPSINLNRDDKIGKPNDADPYTVKDTSVHTKSGVANIYLEAKKHLLEMLSSGHNDTELISQQLPKSLGRILSFSEYNSSANSSPRKGTEDSSVTTESTLFSHGGIEIANETTDQVDEENLRKPSSSLKYCSEIEPSTSNASLDQKVETPEASRSLSCVHHHTDLDGEALSSGGDVMVSEGATGFEETTKGDRECYENSNAAHESSSSYSTEDDQNCDIAVQYHQEGLTQSMEMESFEQCQMLPSPSASPSHCSVTIKVEDFEGAIDRTDRPSPVSVLEPLFIEDDISPARTIRRPVEQEIQPRQIHFEEWRSSSDQGMCMQTSLNDEESAFEYVEAVLLGSGLVWDEYLLKWLSSSPILDSTLYDEVELFSSRSHHEQKLLFDCINEVLEEVCDRYFGCFLSMSSNKQSIRPVPTRMTLIQEIWEGVEWHLQQDPSPQSLDQLLNKDMAKSRKWIDVRLDIQHIGTEMEEAILDKLVEDTVSSFIYDDLKNGSLSSSADLIEVRKVDL
- the LOC113733186 gene encoding uncharacterized protein isoform X1 produces the protein MAKRSQRRRLRYEKDQTGCISGLISIFDFRHGRSTKKLLPDRRKGSRKAAGAGSSQTGLVSPDSDGNCQDSEDGRESGIASVDTLKTSVKKLMEEEMVNEQDPNKQSSDSEMGHPEHGCHTRKDRQHRKKASKRSNDINICDLDVMKDLGTDKSGDQVDGQKTSDKIDFEIIMHLLHDHFDVPSDQASAVDEGNLSAAIKIFIDQNSSNIKHSRDNGQVQESTESMDALNRLSLEKDLLLKLLQDPNSLLVKQIKGLESAHLEKGLLHSNSLPRSGFVEDKLSHSKTDDLINHKQHRNFFRRRSKSQESFPSMGSDKCQSSSKIVILKPGPATLQQQNTEIHVSTSMQSHNPEGVKIQGERSQFSFTEIKRKLKHAIRKERQGTSPDGITHRTLSEHQKRHDFEKGIGGENLGWRSPNRNHFYTERFAKPSINLNRDDKIGKPNDADPYTVKDTSVHTKSGVANIYLEAKKHLLEMLSSGHNDTELISQQLPKSLGRILSFSEYNSSANSSPRKGTEDSSVTTESTLFSHGGIEIANETTDQVDEENLRKPSSSLKYCSEIEPSTSNASLDQKVETPEASRSLSCVHHHTDLDGEALSSGGDVMVSEDKSYAGATGFEETTKGDRECYENSNAAHESSSSYSTEDDQNCDIAVQYHQEGLTQSMEMESFEQCQMLPSPSASPSHCSVTIKVEDFEGAIDRTDRPSPVSVLEPLFIEDDISPARTIRRPVEQEIQPRQIHFEEWRSSSDQGMCMQTSLNDEESAFEYVEAVLLGSGLVWDEYLLKWLSSSPILDSTLYDEVELFSSRSHHEQKLLFDCINEVLEEVCDRYFGCFLSMSSNKQSIRPVPTRMTLIQEIWEGVEWHLQQDPSPQSLDQLLNKDMAKSRKWIDVRLDIQHIGTEMEEAILDKLVEDTVSSFIYDDLKNGSLSSSADLIEVRKVDL